In Oncorhynchus kisutch isolate 150728-3 linkage group LG5, Okis_V2, whole genome shotgun sequence, a genomic segment contains:
- the zmynd10 gene encoding zinc finger MYND domain-containing protein 10, translating into METSVLFPGEAEGYVQNLETFSLRDIGTPRWFRQHEYIEKLNMQAILNASSTATQDEFVKELLVSLGKIPTLVHEMILVELWKQKVFPIFCQLQDFNPKSTFPLYMVIHHEATIINLLETIMFHKDSCEAADDSVLDLVDYCHRKLALLASRASRDDTPTKDRLSHTESGDSSSIQDLQGQNAALEFEISLKALSVLRYITDHTDSISVINRMLCTHNLPCVLVQLVQHSPWSRYSAGVMEKYMNGKWQKVPSEDRLKMTKLDGQVWIALYNLVLKEDCQRKYDFNNFNKNQLLKLRGFLTEVLVDQLPNLVELQRFLSHLTVTDPAPPKKDLILEQIPEMWNNIMRDNTGKWKAIAKYQVKETFNPSEKDLRQQALRLAQTYNLDVMESLIPEKPKCGACGAEASKRCSRCQGEWYCQRECQVKHWSKHKVACQLMADGTEMLQKDLAVTPTEREADITDILD; encoded by the exons ATGGAAACCTCTGTTCTTTTTCCCGGAGAGGCAGAAGGATATGTCCAAAATCTGGAAACATTCTCACTCAGGGACATTGGCACTCCAAG GTGGTTCAGACAACATGAGTACATAGAGAAACTCAACATGCAGGCGATATTGAACGCTTCATCCACAGCCACTCAGGACGAGTTCGTCAAGGAGCTCCTTGTGTCACTGGGAAAG ATTCCCACCCTGGTCCATGAGATGATTCTGGTGGAGCTTTGGAAACAGAAGGTGTTTCCTATTTTCTGTCAACTCCAAGACTTCAATCCGAAGAGCACCTTTCCTCTGTACATGGTG ATTCACCATGAGGCTACAATCATCAACCTACTTGAGACAATTATGTTTCACAAG GACTCTTGTGAGGCAGCAGACGACTCAGTCCTGGACCTGGTGGACTACTGCCACCGCAAACTAGCCCTTCTGGCCAGCAGAGCATCCAGGGATGACACCCCAACAAAAGACCGACTCAGTCACACAGAGAGTGGAGACTCATCCTCTATACAG GATTTGCAGGGTCAGAATGCGGCATTAGAGTTTGAAATTTCCCTCAAGGCTCTGTCTGTCCTGCGCTACATCACTGACCATACTGACAG TATCAGTGTGATCAATAGGATGCTGTGCACCCATAACCTGCCCTGTGTGCTGGTACAGCTGGTACAGCACAGCCCCTGGAGTCGCTATTCTGCAG GTGTAATGGAGAAGTACATGAATGGAAAATGGCAGAAAGTTCCATCTGAAGACCGTCTAAAGATGACTAAATTGGACGGCCAAGTCTGGATTGCTCTGTACAACCTGGTGCTGAAGGAAGACTGCCAAAGGAAATATGACTTCAATAACTTCAACAAGAACCAGCTCTTAAAG TTACGAGGTTTCCTGACGGAGGTGTTAGTTGACCAGCTGCCCAACCTGGTAGAGCTCCAGCGCTTCCTCAGTCACCTCACTGTCACAGACCCTGCCCCTCCAAAGAAAGACCTCATCTTGGAACAG ATTCCAGAGATGTGGAACAACATTATGCGGGACAATACAGGGAAGTGGAAGGCCATTGCCAAGTACCAAGTGAAGGAAACGTTCAACCCCTCAGAGAAGGACCTGAGACAGCAAGCACTCAG ACTGGCCCAGACCTATAACCTGGATGTGATGGAGAGTTTGATCCCTGAGAAGCCCAAGTGTGGAGCCTGTGGGGCCGAGGCTTCTAAGAGATGCTCCCGCTGCCAGGGAGAATGGTACTGCCAGAG GGAATGCCAGGTGAAGCATTGGTCCAAACACAAGGTTGCCTGCCAGCTGATGGCCGACGGCACAGAGATGCTCCAGAAGGACCTGGCCGTAacgcctacagagagagaggcagacataaCTGACATATTGGACTGA